AAAGGCATGCATCTTAACCTGCTCCACCTCAGTGCCGACACGTCCAAGCGTTAATTGCTTACCTACAGGGTAATAGCGGGTAATATGGCGCTGGCAAGCTTCGTTAATGTCAGCCAGGCTGAAAACTACATTGGAATAATCTTGTGTGGTATCTGTCATCATTAAGCTCCTGCGGTTACATCAAAGGCATTGTCACCGGATAGTGACGGGTAATATCCCCATTTTGGATTCTCTCGGTCCAGAGGCACCCGGCCAGAAACGATGGCGGGCCAGATAAACAATACTTCACCGGATGGCGAGTAAGCATAGGGATGGGCATGCAAATAACGCCCCTGTTGCACGGCATAGTGAGTGCCGCACAAGCCCCATTCATTGTTCACCCCTTGCAGCCACTGCCCGCCAATATCGCCGGAAAGCAGCTTGGCATAAGAAGCCACGGTACAATAGGTTGAGTTGTTGCCTATCGGACTGGGGAACATGGTATAGCTGGAGTGTTTTGTGGAATCATAACCGCTCCAGGCCATTTTCATGACCCGTATCTCCGGCTGAAAATGTTGCACCCCGTGCCGGCCCATCTTCGTCAGGATTTCCTGCTCTTCCGCATCACGGCTTGCCCATACGGTGCCGCTGACAATAGAACGATAATGGGATACCGAAATGGTAATACCGCCATTTTTGGCAAAATAATCCAGAGAATCCCCGGTCAGGTTGCCAAACTGGTTCTTCGTCTGCCGGTAGATGGCGTTCTCACCCCGCGCCGAAGCCAAATAATTATCGACTTCCGCTTCTTTGCTTGCAATGCGAGCATCGATTGATTGCATTTTATTATCCACCACACCGGTCAGGTTATTCGACGCCTGTACCAGCTCGGCAATATCTTGCTCTAAAGCCATATCCTTATCCTTTTATATGTAAATGAGTGCTTGTTTAAAATTAAAGTGAAATGAAAAACTGCCGGTTAGATCAGCCCGGCATCCAGCAACATAAACGAGTGTTTTACGTGACGATACATATTGCTGATTTGCGCCGTCGCCATTTTCGCCAGCTCAGGGGCGATCAGAATATTCAGGTCTACCCCTTGATCGATAATATTCACAGAGCCCGCTGGCACCCCGGAAAGCGCCAGCTCAAAAGCCAGCAACAAATCCACTTCCGGCGATTTATAGGCCAGGGTTTTATCCTGCTCCGAATACACGGCGAACAAGGTGCCGTCATCAAGGTAAAAGCCGACTTCCCGTACCCAGAAGGTTTTATTGCTGTCATCAATCACGCTCATGTGGATCTGGCTCGGACTCACCAAAGTGCCGCTGCTGATGCTGATGCGGTTTTTTTCACTGGTTAGTGCCGTGCGGTTTTGCTGCGGCGTATAAGCCGCGTCCCCTAAAGCGATGGCGCTGATACTGGCCTGTAAGCCATTACTTTGTGCGTTAAATAACGCCTGTAATCCGGCCTCGGTAATGGTAGGTGTTAATATGGTACTCACCTGGTTTCCTCCCTGTGATTTACCTGGTTAAAAATGAGGTCTCAGTAAAATAGTTACCGCAAGTAAAAACGGCCCACGGCATAACGTTTTTTATTCAGGTGCATATGGGCCGCTAAAGTGCCGGTGCTTGCCGGTACCTGTACCGGTTTGGTTTCATTACTCAGCCGCCGGCTTTGCAGCCATCCGGAACTGGCGCTGGCCAACCGGATAGCGCCATTGATTTTAGCCCCCACCAGAAAATCGAAATGCGAACGGGCCGGTTTCACCTTGTTGGTTACCCGGTAAATGGCGTCATAGAGCGCCTGATCCAGCACCACGGCATTGCTGCTATAGGCCTGGGCATTCACCCAGGCAATAAAGACAAAGGTATGGGGGGTTGTGCTATGAATGGGCGCCAGGGTAAGGTCGACATCCTGCTCGAACCACTCGATAAATTCCAGGCTCACACCTAAAGCCGCCAGCGCCCGTTTCACGCTGCCGACCGTACCTTTGACCTTATGCACCGCCGCAGCCTGTTTGATCATGTTGCGCTTGGTTTGCTCACTCCAGGCTTCGTCCCAGTCATCAAGGGACAACGACCAGGCCAGCCAGGGCAACAGCGATGTCGGGCAGGTATCCGGCCGCCATTGCTGTGCTATCGCCAGCTCCAGGCTGGTGCCGCGTGACACTGCCCCTTCCAGCGCCCGCTCCTGTGATGTGCTGTTTGCCGGCAGCAAGCTTGAGGGATTATCCATAACTTGCTCCAATATCCAGGTTAATGTCAGTGCAATAGGCCGCCTCGTCCGCTGCCACGGCAATATCGGTTGCCGGACTTTGCAGGATGACTTTCTTCACCCCCGTCTGGTGCAGGGCGGCAAAGATACCCGATTGGGTAATTTCATTGCCTAAAGTTTGCTCTTCATCTAAATATCGTGTCAGTGCTTCCCTTGCCTGCCCGGCCACCAGGGTTTTATCCGGACCGCTGTGAAACAGCAGTTCGGCTGCTACCTGGTAAGGCTTGATACTCGCCGGTTTGACGATAACGCGATCCGTTAACGGCCGGATATCGTCATGGGTCAGGGTATCGGTTATTTGCCCGAGTAATGCCTCATCCGGCGTGCCATCCCCTAAAGTACTGAGCACCGCCACATGCACTTCGCCGGGCAAAGGGCTGGAAACCGCCACATCCTTAACCTCGGTAGAAGCCGCCAGGGCATGATACTTATAGGCGCCTGAAGGCCCGGCAGTGCTGTAGCCTTCCAGTGAAAACGGAATACGCTGCCGCAGCCTTTCGTCGGACTCCATCACGGCGGGCACCGGGGGATTCGCTCCGGGATCGGCCGGCGTGATCACCAGGCGTTCAACCCCGAATAGGGCTCCCAGGTGGTCTAAATCCGAGCCTTTTGCATAAGCCACCATTACCGCCCGGGAAGCTTCATTGATACGTGCTCGCAGCAGCAGCTCACGGTAGGCGGCAACTTCCAGCACCTTAAAGACGGGATCCGACTCCACCATGGCATCAAATTCCGGCATCCGGTTTTTCAGGTCCGCGGTCATATTGGCAAGAATGCCTTCATAATCCAGGGATTCGATGATCTCCGGGGGCGGCAACAAAGACAAATTGATGGCATTATTTGTGGGTGAAAAGTTCATGGGGAAAACTCACGGGTTACAGCCTAAAATAAGACTTTTGTTAAAGTTAACGCAGGACTTAAGTGCAAAAAATTTGCCGATAGGAGATGTCCGTATCACCTGCAACGAAAGGGAAGAAAGCTCCGGTTATAACTTGCGGCCGCTGAGTAGGGTATCCAGTTTTTTATCAATAGAATCAAGACGCTTCTCGATCCTTTTTTGATCTTCATTACGTATCTGCTTAAGGTGCTGGATCTCTTGCGAGTTGGTATTGATACGTTTGTCCAGCCCGCTTAAATATAAGATACCTGTGACCAGCAAAGTCACGGTCGTAATGATATGGGCCAGATTCAGTTCCTTCTTCAAATGCCAGTGTTCTTCCTGGTTCATTTAGCAACTCCCCCGATATTTTCTGTGGTTGTTACCCGGGATAAGCCTGTCCTGCTTACCCCCTCTCGTCTGGTTTATATTCAAATAGCTCATAGGTTTTTGGCTCACTTAGCAACCTCCTTAATATTCTCTGTGGCTGTTAATACAACTAAGCCTGATATGCTTTAACGCTAAAATTTCAGCCATTTTCATATGGCCCCTGATTGCGGGGTCACCTGGCGACTCCCTTAATTTTTTCTACGGTTCTCAGTCCCGCCAAACCTAACATGCCCAGGGTCAGTTCCATCATCACATCCAGCGGCAGTTCGGGGGCGCCGATTTCGGGAAACAGCCATTGCAGGCTGGGATTAATGATAAAGGCGAACAAAAAGCCCAGGCCGCAAATCCACATCAGAAACGGCCGGGCGCCGGCGACAAATATACTGCGGTGACTCGCCTGCACCTTGTTGATTTGAGCCTGCACCAGGGCCGGTTGCTGCGACAGGCGGTGTTTGATTAAGGCAAGATTGAGAGTTTCTTCTTCACTGGTGAACAGCTCATCCAGTATGCCCCCCACCGCCTGAACCGGCTCCTTAATATTGCTGCCCAATAGGGCGCTGAACCAACTCATGCCCTTTGCCACTCCCCCAGTACCATTTGTTTGGCCAGCTCTTCGGCCCGGACAGGCACCTGCTGCGCCCAGCGGCTGTCGAGCATTTCATTGGCGGCCCCCTGGAAGTCCCCGGCTTCGACGCAGGCACGCATTTTCTTGAACGCCATAAGTCCGCCGGCCCCCAGGTTATAGGCCATATTGATCAGCACCCCGATCTGGGCATCGTTGCAATAACGGGTATCAATATTACGTTTGACGACGGCTTTACACTCGTTCAGGTCGTTTTGTAACAAGATCTCCGCTTCCTGTTCATTGATGCCGACATCATCGAGATTGCGGCCATAACCTAAGGTGAGCTTTTTCGCCGTACAGTAATAGGGGTGGCTGCGAAAGCCCTCATGCTTTTTGATTTGTTCAACGGTATTTTGTATAGACATAAAAAAAGCCCGAAAAGTTATTAGCTTTTCGGGCCCGGTAAAAAATAAGGTAAAACCGCAAACGGTTTCGTTAACAATAAGGTTATTTTAGCTTTTTTCTGGCAAAGCAACAGGACAAGTCTGCCCTGCCCCCTTTGCCGGTTTATACCGGCTAACGGCCGGCGTAAAACACAAACCGGCAGCGGCAAGTAAAAGCACTGTCTCCCCCGGCATTACGCCTTCGGGGATAAGGAAAGATTTTCAGGAAAGTAGTTATCGCCCCGGTCAAAGGCGGCGGCTTTACTGTTACTTTATACGGAGGCCATCAATGCGCGCATATTAATAAACCCCGAGAATATAGAAGAGCGGAAATGCCTATCAAGCAGTAACTTGCTATGTTAAAGACGAAACCCCGTGACAGCAAAGGCTCACATACAGGTGATCAGGCTGCGCTCGGCTTTTGCCAGCCAAAATTGCAATGAACGTTTGGAATCAAACCCCATTAAGGTTGCGGCACTATCAAGCGGCTTGTCCACCACATAACGGGCACGTAACGCCCGGATACATTCGGGTCTGAGCCGGGAAATAAATTGTGTTAACTCCTCAATCTGCCCGGGCACATAGATATTTTCCGAGCGATTCCTATCTCCTGTCCCCGTGTCAACATGCTCGCGGATAGCGCTGGAAGCAAAACCGTTTACCGACTCTTTCCTACGCCAGAATTTCCCCCAGGCCTTAAGCTCGCTCCTCAGCACCTTAATATTGATCTGTTTGCCTGCCTGCATCATATTATCCATTGGACAGCTCTCCTATCACATCGACAACCTTTAACATGTAAACGTCTTCAATCAAACCGACGACATCATTCCATTTGGGATTAAACTCATTATTTTCCCAGCGGCGCAAGGTCCTCTCTTCGATACCGTAATCCGCCGCCGACTCCGCCTGGGTATAACCCCGGCTCTGTCTGGCATATTTTAATAAATCCGAACCTTTTGGCGTACGACAGGTATTTGTCGCAGCAAAACCTACAGCTGACTGGCCCATATTCATCCTATCCTGTTATTTTTCTACTCAGCCGGAACTACATCTAAATACGGCTTCCGGCTTTACTCACTGTTTCGATTAAATCGGCCAACCCCTGTCGGCCAACTTCCCTGCTCCCTTTAAAATGGAAACGTTTTATTTATTAACGCAGGCGCCCAACATAAGCGTTAACAGACATTCGGTTTTAACCTTGCGCTGACTGTATCTTTAGCCATCACTTATCTCCTTTGAATGATCAGCTATCCGCTGACAACCTGTTTGTGCTCTAAGTCCCTGCAACTTCACCACCAGCTCTACAGCCTTAGTATGGGTATCAGGCATTAACCTGAGCTGAATCAATAAGACACAGGCAATATTTATTACCAGGCGCTTTTATCTTCCCCTGCCAGGCCGGCAACTTAAGCCAGGCTAATATCGCAATTTTTTCTTCCCGGTATTACCCGGGAAAATTAACCCTGCCGCGATAGAAAAAATCCCGGCCTGGACACCTGTTCCGTGATCCTGAAACCAATATCGCAATTTTTGCTCCCGGATATTACCCGGAAAAATTACCTCTGCCGCGACAGGAAAAATCCCGTCAGGAACGCTTTCCCGCTGATCCTGAAGCTAATATCGCAATTTTTGCTCCCGGGTATTACCCGGAAAAATTAACACCGGCAGGTTTTATTGCCATTGCCCGGATTCGAGCTGCAGCAGCAGCTGGGCGGTATACTGAGGCAGGTACTTAGCCTTAAGGCAAAGCAATAATTCATCGGTGGCCCGGGAAAAGTCCCGGTTTTCAATGGCGTCAATCACCCGGCTGAACGTTAAAAAACGCTCCATGCCCAGCAAATGAATGAGATTGATCAACGCAGCCAGGCGTGCCGGGTTACAGTGCTCCAAATTGATATTTTGCCGGGCTTCGCCAAGCAAGGTATTTAAATCATTTGCCAGCAGGATTTCCGCTTCTTCAAGGCGGATACCGACACTATCCAGATCCCGGCCGTAACCTATGCTGAGTTTGCCGGCCGGGCAATACTCGGGATAAGACTTAAATCCCTTATGTCTTTTTATCTGTTGAATTAATTGATGCATATAAAAAAACCCGAGTGGTTATTAGCCATCGGGTTATTAAAAAGTAGAAACCAAGTGTTGAATAAACACCTTAGTGATACGTTTAAAAACGTCTGCCACTTGGTGAAGAATAACTAAACTATAGCGATTTCAGTGTATAAAAACAGGGCAAATTTGCCCGGCGCATCGCCTGGCAATGAAAAGCCCGGTTATCGCTTTCAGGATAAAGGGGAGAGTAAATAAGGAGATAGAATCAAGGCTTCAGTATATATCAACCGGGGCAGAATTCAATGTTTCCAAGGAATAAAGCCGGGCCTTAACTCCCGGCTCAGCCACAAGCAGGCGCAAGGTTATAAAGGCAAGCAGATGCAGGCATCGTCGTTATCTCACATCCATGTGACCACGACATACTCCACTTCCTGTGTATAAAAAAAGCGCCGGACGGCGCTTTTTCTTGTGCTATAGCAAAAATTACTTCTTACCAAGAGCACCGAAACGTTTGTTGAACTTGTCAACGCGACCACCGGTCTCAGCAGCTTTCTGCTTACCAGTGTAGAACGGGTGACATTCTGAACAAACATCTAAATGGATATCTTTACCGCGAGTAGAACGGGTTACGATAACGTTACCGCAAGAACAAGTTGCTTTGAACTCGGTGTAATTAGGGTGAATACCTTCTTTCATGGGAACCTCTGTTAAGGCCGTATCGCCACCTGATCTTTTGCCAGGTACCATACGAGTTAAAAATAATGGTGGCGAATAATATAGCATAGGGGGCAGAAGTTCAACACTAAGATGGCGATCCGCCGGGAAAAAATAACTTTTTCCCGGATTCTGCCTTTGTGGCTTGGCAGCCAGGCATTCTGGCGTCAAAATAGCACAAAATAACAGAAAGAAGTTTTACTGGTGTCGGTTCAATTTATCCAGGTTGCCATTCCTGTCCCCATGCGCCAACTGTTCACTTATCAGTTGCCGCAGCAGTTACAATCCCCTGAAATCACACCGGGTGAACGGGTGATCGTTCCCTTTGGTCCCAGGCAGCTGGTGGCCATAGTTATGGCTACCCAGGCAGAACCGGATATTGAAGCAAGCAAAATCAAACCGGTATTATCCAGGTTAAAGGACAACTGCCACTTCAGCCCTTCGTTACTGCATTTCTTGCGTATCTGCGCCGACTACTACCACCACCCCATCGGGGATGTGTTTCAGCAGGCGCTGCCGGTATTGTTAAGGCAGTTGAAGCAGCCGGATATCAGCGATCCTAAGCTTTGGTTTGCCTGTGAAGATATCAGCCAGGACGGCATAAGCGCACTGGAGCGAAAAGCCCCCAAACAACATGACCTCTACCGCCTCATTGCCAGCCACCAGGGGCTAAGCTGGGTGGAATTGCGCACCCTGGGTTTTAGTAAACCCCAGTTGAACGCCATCAGGGATAAAGGCCTGGTAAAGGAAGAAGCCCAGCCTGCCAGTGTGTTCCAATACCAGCCCGGGGTCTTGATTGAAGAAAACAAACTTAAGCTCTCCACCGAGCAGGCAGTGGTCGTTTCCGCCATCAACCAGTCCGGGGACAGTTTCTCCTGCCACCTGATCGACGGCGTGACCGGCAGCGGTAAAACCGAAGTCTACCTGCAGGTTATGGAACAGGTGCTGGCGAATAACCGGCAGGTGCTGGTGCTGGTGCCGGAAATCGGCCTGACCCCGCAAACCCTGATCCGTTTCGAACAAAGGTTTAACGCGCCTATCTTTCTGCACCATTCCGGCTTAAACGACAGGGAGCGTCTTGATACCTACCTGGCGGCGCAACAAGGCAATGCCGCTATCGTGATAGGCACCCGCTCGGCGATTTTCTCTCCCCTGCACCGCCTGGGTATGATCATAGTGGATGAAGAACACGATAATTCCTTAAAGCAACAGGACAGCTTCCGTTACCACGCCCGGGATATCGCAATCTTAAGGGCCAGGCAGCTGAATATTCCTGTGGTGCTCGGCAGCGCCACCCCAAGCCTGGAATCCCTGCAAAACGCCCTGTCGGGGAAATATCATTACCACCAGCTGCTGCGCCGGGCCGGTAAAAGCAACAAGGCGAAAATCGAACTTTTGGATGTCGCCCAACAGCAGATGGAATACGGCTTGTCCGGCAGCCTGAAGCACGCCATCAAACAAACCCTGGCGCGCGGTGAGCAGGTATTGATCTTTTTAAACCGCCGCGGTTATGCCCCGGCGATCAACTGCCAGGAATGCCACTGGATAGCCGACTGCCAGCGCTGCAATAAGCCTTATACCCTGCACCAGGGGCAGCAGCTGCTGATTTGCCACCACTGCACCAGCCAGAAACGTGTGCCGCACCAGTGCCCCGCCTGCGGCAGCATCCGGATTCTGCCCATAGGCCAGGGCACCGAGCAACTGCAGCAGCGCATCAATGAGCTTTTTCCCGACTACAGTGTGGTGCGCATCGACCGCGACAGTACCCGGCGCAAAGGCGAGCTGGCCAAATTACTCACCGAAGTCGCCGAGAAAAAACACCAGCTGTTGATCGGCACGCAAATGTTGGCTAAGGGCCACCATTTTCCCGATGTCACCCTGGTGGCCATTTTAGATGTCGACGGCGCCCTGTTCAGTTATGACTTTCGCGCCGCCGAGCAGATGGCGCAACTTCTGGTACAGGTGGCCGGGCGCGCCGGACGGGAAAGCAAACCCGGCAAGGTCCTGGTGCAAACCAGCTTTCCCGAACACCCGTTATTGCAAGATCTGGTACACAACGGTTACCACCATTTCGCCCGCCAGGCCCTGGTTGAGCGCAGGCAGGCCGCCCTGCCCCCTTTCAGCTTTCAGGCGCTGATCCGTGCAGAAGCCAATTATCCTTCGTATCCCGACAAGTTCTTGCGCGCCCTGAGCGATACCGAGCTGCAGGGCTGCGAATTTGCCGGCCCCATGCCGGCGGCGATGGAGAAAAAAGCCGGCAAATACCGTTTCCATTTAATTGTCCAGTCCAAGTCCCGCAAACTCCTGCACTTCGGGATAACTAGCCTGATCGCCGCCACAGGCGACAATGAATGGCAGAAAAAGGTACGCTGGTCGGTGGATATAGATCCCCAGGATTTGAGCTGGTAGCCCAGGAAAGCCTTAAGCAAAGAACCGAAGCAAATTCCTTTAACCAGATAACGGATAAGCAGATTTTAAAACCTTAAGCGGATAAATTACTGTTATTTTCCCTTGACTCGGTTAAAATCGGGCTAAATTTTCGCAGTATATTACATTTTCATGGCTCATCAGGATTACGTTTCACGCCCCCGCGCAACCGGTAAAAAAAATAATCCCTATAACCAGCAGGAAGCTGTCAGCGAAGGGATCCCTTTAAGGATTAAGCTGCTCAGTTTATTCACCTTGATCGCCATTGCCATGTTCGGTTATTTTCTCTGGTCGATAAAAGATACCCCGCCGGCCCCCATCCATACCGGCGCGCCGCAGTCGCCGGCGAAGAAGCCGGCAACGAAAAGCTTGCCCGCTCCCCCCAAGGAAAAGTGGCAGTATATGGAAGAGCTGAAGAATAAAGAAGTGGAAGTAGGGGAGTATGAAGTGAAAACCAGCGGCCCCTACCAGATGCAATGCGGCTCATTCCGTACCCAGAAGCAGGCGGAGGTGCTTAAGGCCAATATCGCCTTTACCGGCATAGAAGCGCAGATTAAGCAGGTCAAAGGTTCCAGCGGCATCTGGCATAAGGTAATCCTCGGCCCCTACGAGCGCAAACGTTTGGCGGAAAAAGACAAGCATAAGCTCAAAAACAACAATATCAACGGCTGCCAGATCTGGCTCTGGCGTTAAGCTCCCCCTCGAAAGCAAAAGCCGGTCAAAAGCTGATAGTCCCGCCGCTATCAGCCCGGCGATATTGCCCGGGCCCAAGCTCAAACGGCTGAAATTCCCTCAATCAGCACCGGCAAGTAATGAATTTTCCGCGATTTACCGAGAATTATGGCCTGGCCCTTGAAAGATCCCTTTGCCAACCCAACTTAATCTACAATGATAAAATGCCGGCAAACAATCCTTGCCGGCCGGATAACTGGGATTAATTGTGACAACTATTGTTTCTGTAAGACGTAACGGCAAAGTCGTTATCGGTGGTGACGGCCAGGTTTCCCTGGGTAACACGGTAATGAAAGGCAATGCGAAAAAAGTACGTCGTTTATACAATGATAAGGTGCTGGCGGGTTTTGCCGGCGGCACCGCCGATGCTTTTACCCTGTTCGAGCGCTTTGAAAGCAAGCTGGAAATGCATCAGGGACATTTAACCAAGGCCGCGGTTGAGCTGGCAAAAGACTGGCGCAGCGACCGGGCGTTAAGAAAACTCGAAGCTTTATTGGCGGTGGCCGATGAAACCGCCTCTTTGATCATCACAGGTAATGGTGATGTGGTGCAACCGGAGCATGACCTGATCGCCATCGGCAGCGGCGGCAACTTTGCCCAGGCCTCTGCCATGGCGCTGTTGGAAAACACCGACTTATCGGCGAAAGAAATTGTCGAAAAATCACTGAAGATCGCCGGTGACATTTGTGTCTTTACCAACCACCATTACACCATAGACGAGCTTTAATTAGCCAGCAGCAAGGAATTAATGATGTCGAACATGACTCCTCGTGAAATCGTTCACGAACTAGACAGCCACATAGTCGGACAAAATGAAGCCAAGCGCGCCGTGGCCATCGCCCTGAGAAACCGCTGGCGCCGGATGCAGCTTGATACCGAGCTGCGCGCCGAGGTTACCCCGAAAAATATTTTGATGATAGGCCCCACAGGTGTCGGTAAAACCGAGATCGCCCGCCGCCTGGCCAAACTGGCCAATGCCCCCTTTATTAAGGTGGAAGCGACCAAGTTTACCGAAGTCGGCTATGTCGGTAAGGAAGTGGAAACCATTATCCGCGATTTGGCGGATATGGCCATTAAAATGACCAAAGAGCAGGAAATGGCCCGGGTCAAACATTTAGCCGAAGAAGCGGCTGAAGAGCGTATTCTGGATGTACTCCTGCCCAATCCCCGCGACAGTTTCGGCAATGAAGAGCAGCCGGACAACAGCGGCACCCGCCAGATTTTCAGGAAAAAATTACGCGAAGGCCAGCTGGACGATAAAGAAATCGAGCTGGATCTGGCTGCGCCGCCTATGGGGGTAGAAATCATGGCTCCTCCCGGCATGGAAGACATGACGTCACAGCTGCAGAACATGTTCCAGAACATTTCCAGCGACAAAACCAAAAAGCGCAAGTTAAAAATCAAGGACGCCTTTAAGGCGCTGCAGGAAGAGGAAGCGGCGAAAATCGTCAATAACGATGATATCAAGCAAAAAGCGCTGGAGTCGGTGGAACAGAACGGTATCGTCTTTATCGATGAAATCGATAAGATCTGCAAACGCGGCGACACTTCAGGCCCGGACGTTTCCCGTGAAGGGGTACAGCGGGATCTGTTACCCCTGGTTGAAGGCTCTACCGTCAGCACCAAGCACGGTATGGTGAAAACCGATCATATCCTGTTTATCGCGTCCGGTGCTTTCCAGATGGCCAAGCCGTCAGACCTGATTCCTGAGCTGCAGGGCCGCCTGCCCATCCGGGTCGAGCTTCAGGCATTAACCACTAAAGATTTTGTCCGTATCCTGACCGAGCCTAATGCCTCATTAACCGAGCAGTATATCGCCCTGATGGCTACCGAAGGGGTGAAAATGGAGTTCAGTGAAGACGGCATCGCCGCCATTGCAGCAGCCGCCTGGCAGGTTAACGAAAGCACGGA
This genomic window from Thalassomonas viridans contains:
- the rpmE gene encoding 50S ribosomal protein L31; the encoded protein is MKEGIHPNYTEFKATCSCGNVIVTRSTRGKDIHLDVCSECHPFYTGKQKAAETGGRVDKFNKRFGALGKK
- a CDS encoding SPOR domain-containing protein, whose protein sequence is MAHQDYVSRPRATGKKNNPYNQQEAVSEGIPLRIKLLSLFTLIAIAMFGYFLWSIKDTPPAPIHTGAPQSPAKKPATKSLPAPPKEKWQYMEELKNKEVEVGEYEVKTSGPYQMQCGSFRTQKQAEVLKANIAFTGIEAQIKQVKGSSGIWHKVILGPYERKRLAEKDKHKLKNNNINGCQIWLWR
- a CDS encoding phage tail protein I; the encoded protein is MDNPSSLLPANSTSQERALEGAVSRGTSLELAIAQQWRPDTCPTSLLPWLAWSLSLDDWDEAWSEQTKRNMIKQAAAVHKVKGTVGSVKRALAALGVSLEFIEWFEQDVDLTLAPIHSTTPHTFVFIAWVNAQAYSSNAVVLDQALYDAIYRVTNKVKPARSHFDFLVGAKINGAIRLASASSGWLQSRRLSNETKPVQVPASTGTLAAHMHLNKKRYAVGRFYLR
- the hslV gene encoding ATP-dependent protease subunit HslV, translated to MTTIVSVRRNGKVVIGGDGQVSLGNTVMKGNAKKVRRLYNDKVLAGFAGGTADAFTLFERFESKLEMHQGHLTKAAVELAKDWRSDRALRKLEALLAVADETASLIITGNGDVVQPEHDLIAIGSGGNFAQASAMALLENTDLSAKEIVEKSLKIAGDICVFTNHHYTIDEL
- a CDS encoding glycoside hydrolase family protein, which translates into the protein MSIQNTVEQIKKHEGFRSHPYYCTAKKLTLGYGRNLDDVGINEQEAEILLQNDLNECKAVVKRNIDTRYCNDAQIGVLINMAYNLGAGGLMAFKKMRACVEAGDFQGAANEMLDSRWAQQVPVRAEELAKQMVLGEWQRA
- the priA gene encoding primosomal protein N', which produces MSVQFIQVAIPVPMRQLFTYQLPQQLQSPEITPGERVIVPFGPRQLVAIVMATQAEPDIEASKIKPVLSRLKDNCHFSPSLLHFLRICADYYHHPIGDVFQQALPVLLRQLKQPDISDPKLWFACEDISQDGISALERKAPKQHDLYRLIASHQGLSWVELRTLGFSKPQLNAIRDKGLVKEEAQPASVFQYQPGVLIEENKLKLSTEQAVVVSAINQSGDSFSCHLIDGVTGSGKTEVYLQVMEQVLANNRQVLVLVPEIGLTPQTLIRFEQRFNAPIFLHHSGLNDRERLDTYLAAQQGNAAIVIGTRSAIFSPLHRLGMIIVDEEHDNSLKQQDSFRYHARDIAILRARQLNIPVVLGSATPSLESLQNALSGKYHYHQLLRRAGKSNKAKIELLDVAQQQMEYGLSGSLKHAIKQTLARGEQVLIFLNRRGYAPAINCQECHWIADCQRCNKPYTLHQGQQLLICHHCTSQKRVPHQCPACGSIRILPIGQGTEQLQQRINELFPDYSVVRIDRDSTRRKGELAKLLTEVAEKKHQLLIGTQMLAKGHHFPDVTLVAILDVDGALFSYDFRAAEQMAQLLVQVAGRAGRESKPGKVLVQTSFPEHPLLQDLVHNGYHHFARQALVERRQAALPPFSFQALIRAEANYPSYPDKFLRALSDTELQGCEFAGPMPAAMEKKAGKYRFHLIVQSKSRKLLHFGITSLIAATGDNEWQKKVRWSVDIDPQDLSW
- a CDS encoding phage tail protein, encoding MSTILTPTITEAGLQALFNAQSNGLQASISAIALGDAAYTPQQNRTALTSEKNRISISSGTLVSPSQIHMSVIDDSNKTFWVREVGFYLDDGTLFAVYSEQDKTLAYKSPEVDLLLAFELALSGVPAGSVNIIDQGVDLNILIAPELAKMATAQISNMYRHVKHSFMLLDAGLI
- a CDS encoding helix-turn-helix domain-containing protein is translated as MGQSAVGFAATNTCRTPKGSDLLKYARQSRGYTQAESAADYGIEERTLRRWENNEFNPKWNDVVGLIEDVYMLKVVDVIGELSNG
- a CDS encoding baseplate assembly protein, whose translation is MNFSPTNNAINLSLLPPPEIIESLDYEGILANMTADLKNRMPEFDAMVESDPVFKVLEVAAYRELLLRARINEASRAVMVAYAKGSDLDHLGALFGVERLVITPADPGANPPVPAVMESDERLRQRIPFSLEGYSTAGPSGAYKYHALAASTEVKDVAVSSPLPGEVHVAVLSTLGDGTPDEALLGQITDTLTHDDIRPLTDRVIVKPASIKPYQVAAELLFHSGPDKTLVAGQAREALTRYLDEEQTLGNEITQSGIFAALHQTGVKKVILQSPATDIAVAADEAAYCTDINLDIGASYG
- a CDS encoding 3TM-type holin, which encodes MSWFSALLGSNIKEPVQAVGGILDELFTSEEETLNLALIKHRLSQQPALVQAQINKVQASHRSIFVAGARPFLMWICGLGFLFAFIINPSLQWLFPEIGAPELPLDVMMELTLGMLGLAGLRTVEKIKGVAR
- a CDS encoding glycoside hydrolase family protein, yielding MHQLIQQIKRHKGFKSYPEYCPAGKLSIGYGRDLDSVGIRLEEAEILLANDLNTLLGEARQNINLEHCNPARLAALINLIHLLGMERFLTFSRVIDAIENRDFSRATDELLLCLKAKYLPQYTAQLLLQLESGQWQ
- the hslU gene encoding ATP-dependent protease ATPase subunit HslU; its protein translation is MSNMTPREIVHELDSHIVGQNEAKRAVAIALRNRWRRMQLDTELRAEVTPKNILMIGPTGVGKTEIARRLAKLANAPFIKVEATKFTEVGYVGKEVETIIRDLADMAIKMTKEQEMARVKHLAEEAAEERILDVLLPNPRDSFGNEEQPDNSGTRQIFRKKLREGQLDDKEIELDLAAPPMGVEIMAPPGMEDMTSQLQNMFQNISSDKTKKRKLKIKDAFKALQEEEAAKIVNNDDIKQKALESVEQNGIVFIDEIDKICKRGDTSGPDVSREGVQRDLLPLVEGSTVSTKHGMVKTDHILFIASGAFQMAKPSDLIPELQGRLPIRVELQALTTKDFVRILTEPNASLTEQYIALMATEGVKMEFSEDGIAAIAAAAWQVNESTENIGARRLHTMMERLVEDISYNANDRAGETIVIDESYVKETLTELVKDEDLSRFIL